A genomic segment from Planctomycetota bacterium encodes:
- a CDS encoding type I restriction-modification system subunit M, whose product MSNTDQKQLGKLLWDIADELRGAMNADDFRDYMLAFLFLRYLSDNYEEAARAELRGELPDADDVGNGGRTPLLVWYQKHGDDGGVDDDEADQPEATVGFEANMRRKVHYVIKPRHLWTSIYHLARNEDDDLLTRLDETFKYIENRSFQNAFGGLFSEINLYSEKLGKGRPARNKKLCAIVKKIGDGLEAMSADRDDLGDAYEYLLGEFAAGSGKKAGEFYTPQRISDILSRIVTLDAQNPAMGERQHLEQVYDFACGSGSLLLNVRHRVKKDGGTIGKIFGQEKNVTTYNLARMNMLLHGVKDRQFEIFHGDTLTNDWPMLQEQIGGGERPRFDAIVANPPFSYRWTPTESLGEDPRFKSHGLAPKSAADFAFLLHGLHYLADDGTMAIILPHGVLFRGGREAKIRKQLLADNRIDTVIGLPANLFYSTGIPVCVLVLKKCKRPDDVLFINAEKHFDKGKRQNHLNAGHIDRIVETYIERPAEVTRYARRVSMAEIEANDSNLNISRYVSTAEPEEQIDLGEVHAALVDIDKQIKDAAAQHNGYLKELGLSDIP is encoded by the coding sequence CGACGAGCTGCGCGGGGCGATGAACGCCGACGACTTCCGCGATTACATGCTCGCGTTCCTCTTTCTCCGCTACCTCTCGGACAACTACGAAGAGGCGGCGCGGGCGGAGCTGCGCGGCGAGCTGCCCGACGCGGACGACGTCGGCAATGGCGGGCGGACGCCGCTGTTGGTGTGGTATCAGAAGCACGGTGACGACGGCGGCGTCGACGATGACGAGGCCGACCAACCCGAAGCGACCGTCGGCTTCGAGGCGAACATGCGCCGCAAGGTCCACTACGTCATCAAGCCGCGCCACCTGTGGACCAGTATCTACCACCTCGCCCGCAACGAGGACGACGACCTACTCACGCGGCTTGACGAGACGTTCAAGTACATCGAGAACCGGTCGTTCCAGAACGCGTTTGGCGGGTTGTTCTCCGAGATCAACCTCTACTCGGAGAAGCTCGGGAAGGGTCGACCCGCCCGCAACAAGAAGCTCTGTGCGATTGTCAAGAAGATCGGCGACGGGCTCGAAGCGATGTCGGCCGACCGCGACGACCTCGGCGATGCGTACGAGTATCTGCTCGGCGAGTTCGCCGCCGGCAGCGGTAAGAAGGCCGGCGAGTTCTACACGCCCCAGCGGATCAGCGACATCCTTTCGCGGATCGTCACGCTCGACGCCCAAAACCCGGCGATGGGCGAGCGGCAACACCTGGAGCAGGTCTACGACTTCGCCTGCGGCTCCGGATCGCTCCTGCTCAACGTCCGCCACCGCGTGAAAAAGGACGGCGGGACGATCGGCAAGATCTTCGGGCAGGAGAAAAACGTCACGACCTACAACCTGGCACGCATGAACATGCTCCTGCACGGCGTGAAGGACCGGCAGTTCGAAATCTTCCACGGCGACACACTCACCAACGACTGGCCGATGCTGCAAGAGCAGATCGGCGGCGGGGAGCGGCCACGATTCGACGCGATCGTCGCGAACCCGCCGTTCAGCTACCGCTGGACACCCACTGAGTCGCTTGGCGAGGACCCGCGGTTTAAGAGCCACGGGCTGGCCCCGAAGTCGGCGGCGGACTTCGCGTTTCTACTGCACGGCCTGCACTACCTCGCCGACGACGGGACGATGGCGATCATCCTCCCGCACGGCGTGCTCTTCCGTGGCGGACGCGAGGCGAAGATCCGCAAGCAACTCCTCGCGGACAACCGGATTGACACGGTCATCGGGCTGCCGGCGAATCTTTTCTACTCGACCGGGATTCCGGTCTGCGTGCTCGTGCTCAAGAAGTGCAAGCGGCCCGACGACGTGTTGTTCATCAACGCCGAGAAACACTTTGACAAGGGCAAGCGCCAGAACCACCTCAACGCCGGGCACATCGACCGAATCGTCGAAACCTATATCGAGCGGCCCGCGGAGGTAACGCGGTACGCCCGCCGGGTGTCGATGGCGGAGATCGAGGCGAACGACTCCAACCTGAACATCTCCCGCTACGTGAGCACGGCCGAGCCGGAGGAGCAGATTGATCTGGGCGAGGTGCATGCGGCGTTGGTGGACATCGACAAGCAGATCAAGGACGCCGCCGCGCAGCACAACGGCTATCTGAAAGAGCTCGGACTATCTGATATTCCGTGA